In Candidatus Omnitrophota bacterium, one genomic interval encodes:
- a CDS encoding ACT domain-containing protein has product MTAEKSRFVVSVLAFDRIGLIQAITSAIADRGGDIDGMSQTVIRGYFTVIITAKFDGIYEKEEIRDAILQNFQPGEASVVVRDYEENSRHPIGQTERYILTLTGKDRPGILKMVSSYLAESHINIEDYYFTIQGEDVTHIGELSIPINTDIKQLLGELHTLVSSIGLAPALQHENLFRAANDIFSIRQLFKERSCEK; this is encoded by the coding sequence TTGACCGCAGAGAAATCCCGATTCGTGGTTTCTGTTCTGGCTTTCGACCGCATCGGCCTCATCCAAGCTATCACATCCGCCATCGCCGATCGGGGCGGCGATATCGACGGCATGAGCCAGACGGTTATTCGCGGCTATTTTACCGTCATCATCACGGCGAAATTCGACGGCATTTACGAGAAGGAAGAAATCCGCGACGCGATTTTGCAGAATTTCCAGCCCGGCGAAGCCTCCGTCGTCGTCAGAGATTACGAGGAAAATTCCCGCCATCCCATCGGCCAAACCGAGCGCTATATCCTGACCCTCACCGGCAAAGACCGGCCGGGCATCCTTAAAATGGTTTCATCCTATCTGGCCGAGAGCCATATCAATATCGAAGATTATTATTTTACGATTCAAGGCGAGGACGTAACCCATATCGGGGAACTGTCTATCCCCATCAATACCGACATTAAACAGCTGCTCGGCGAGTTGCATACGCTGGTCTCTTCCATCGGACTAGCGCCAGCGCTGCAACATGAAAATCTGTTCCGGGCGGCGAACGACATTTTTTCCATCCGTCAATTGTTCAAAGAGCGATCATGCGAAAAGTAG